The Aptenodytes patagonicus chromosome 19, bAptPat1.pri.cur, whole genome shotgun sequence genome contains the following window.
GCAGTATGGGCATTCAGTGAAAACTGGGGTTTGCCAGTCATTTTGCCAATAGTATTTCTGAGCAAATCTCTTAGGGCATTTGTGTGGTGCGGTGGGAAGGGTAACTCCCCCTCTGAACTGTGCTTCACTGAAGAATTTAGCAAGTATATTTCTAAAGCAGTTTTTTGAGGCTTTGTCCAATGTCAGCAGTAGAGCGTGCATTTCATTCTCAAAGTGTTAGTTTGGGTGGCAGCTGTGAGGTCAGAATCAGCTTGATGGCGCATCTAACTTGTTCTCTCCTTGTGAGGTTGcttaatgcaaaaagaaaaagttacagcAAGTTTTAACTGCAGTTACTACTGTGttctctgtagattttttttttaattgaagcatTTTAGTAAACTTAAGAACTGTGTGAAAtgtaatgtaatttcttttcttaggtTTCAGAAACAGAATGCTGTGTGGATATGTTGGATTCAAACAGCTCCTGTCCAGTAACCAACCAGTGCAGTCCAGGTATAGTGTGTCATTGTTTAATAAAATTCCAGATTGTTTTTGACAGTTAACACCAATATACAGTGTCTGATTAATCGGggagtgaaaacaaaataattagtGCATGTACATATTGAAGTCTTTCTTCCTCTATATACACAAGGTATGCTTCCTGTGACTGACAGATGTTGTTCTTGCATGGTAAGGAGAATAGACAACTATTAATAAGgttattctttatctttttttagtGTGAAGTTGGATTATGTAAGAGCTATTGTAAATGCTTAAAAGCCCGTATAATGagcataaaaagcaaaaatgctgtAATGTGTATCTAAGGGAGCATTAAGAATAATTTCAGTATTGTCTTGTTAGCACAGAATGCCTCATTCTTCCTTGTGCCATATATgtagagttgttttcttttaaatggagtTGTTAACTTCTTTTGTCACTCTCCAGCAGTAGCAAAagggtgtttttttaaatgccactttATTTAAAATCAGAGAGTAAAAGCAGGAAAATGGCTTCAGAGCCCACAGTAACAGGAAAATTAGTGCCTTAAATTGGGGTCCACTTCTGGGTTCAGTCATTTCCTTGTGATGGTTGTTAAAGCATTTTAAGCCTGCTTATTTTCACTGCTTCGTTAGCTTCCCTAACTGTTGCTTCATTTAATGCATTCATTTCTGCTTCTAAATGATCTTAGATATGGTATAAACAATTGTCTCCAAGTTACGGGATTGTGTTCTCTTAAATCTTATTGTAAACTGATAATCTACCAATATCTTTGGTGTCAGATAAGTGCTTTGATGCTTTCTTCCTATTACTGTAGAAAGTCTTTGCCCTTACTTTGGGTCTGTTTGTGTTTAGATTAAATGTCAGATGTAATTTATTACTGTGGGCATCAAATGTGCTGCTTCTCTCCAAGGAAAATGTAGCAGCAGAGCTGTTTTCAAATCAGCACCTTACTAATGGTTTGCTTTATGGGATAATTGATACCAGTTTAGCTCAAGGCTCTATAGAACTGGATTTTAGCCAGCACAgtaagctttttttcctttaaatgaagaCTGTAATATGATGTAGTAGGAATACCCTTCTAATCTTCATGTCTCAAGTCTAAGCTTCAAGTGAAACCACCACAGCTTTATTGTATTAAATGAAGTCGTTACTGAAGGTGTgccctaatttttttcttcacaaagatATAGCAGTGTGTGCATTTAAACATAAATTGAGAGATTTGAACATCGAAGACATAGGCCAAGATGAAAGTTTAATCATTTTCCAGCCTGCATGGTAGGGTGACTGATACAAAACACTCGCCATCTGTCACAGAATAGTTTAAACAGGCTTGGGTTGTTCTTAAAGTGAAACAAATAGTACAATACTGGAGAGGACTGAGGCATGGGAGAAAGACTGTATTATGGCAGTATTCGTATTTTTAGCTTGCTGTGCTTCAAGTGATTGACGATGGGGACGCCAGCATCTTTTTTCATCTAAGTACACTCTTTCTGGTTCTAAGCATCTTTGTCCCTGCCTGCTTCTATTTTCAATACTATATattaaaatggcattaaattTTGTTTCGACAGTGTATGACCCctgaaaataaacagtaaaattcTGCTTCTTCCTTAGTGGTGTTGAGGGTAGTTACAGGTTGTTAGACACTTCCTATTTTTCTCAAAACTAAAACATGTGAAGCAATGAATGGAGCTATGTTGAAATTGCCTTCTGGGAGTTGTTTGCTTGTAACTCTTTCTCCTTTTTGGGCCTTGAAAGGTTATATATTTTCTGGAATAAACACTTTTAAATGAAACCTCTTAACTTGTGTAATGTAATAGGAAGCAGGAGATGTTTGTAACCATAGACCAAACGGAGGGAATTTCTGTTGCCTTTACCTCTTTCTGAAGACTAGAAATATCTCCAGTGTCGCTTTTGTTGCTTTCAAACCTCTTACATCTTATTCTTATGCAGGTTGTTACAGACGATGGAATGAGGATGGTAGTAGCAGCtgcattaaatgcaaaaatgaaaccCTTTCTGTTTCATCTGTTTACAATCTGACTGAATGCAGAAATAGTGAGTCATTTACCATCCCTTTATTTTGATGGGTATTTTTTGGTGCTGAGATCTCTTCTTGCAGGTGTGGTCCAGCAAAGACTGTTCAAGAAGGCATCAAATGTTGCagatatttttcccctcccttgtaCAACTTCAACCTTTTCCAAAGTCCTAATATAACTTTGAGCTTTTGAACATGCAACAAAACCTACGGAAACTTTGAAATTTAGTTTGCAGAAACTGTGCAGAGTGCCGTGGAACCATTCCAGAGTctagggtgtgtgtgtggggggaaatcAAAATATTGTTGTGTATTGGAGTACCTAATCTGCGAAGCCaaatgcaacatttaaaaaaaaaatcattctgccCAATGtaagttcttaaaataaaataaagtcctAAACATCAAAATGATTACACTTACATCAATCAAACATACAGTGAATACTAAATTTTGTGGCTGCTTTAATCTCTGCTGTAAGAAAAATGGCATTTGCTGTGGGTGTTTGCTAGGGACTTCTCCAGAGCACAAAATAGCTCAGACTGTACTTGAGTTCTCTGGAAAATCTGTATTAAGAAggctattttcattttgtatgtgTGCTATTTTTGAGAGGTGAGAACCATTCAATtccttgtaaatatttttaatgaaagagatAAGAAACTTGATCTCAGTTTCTGGGAAATGCTCtagtgaattattttctttttggacAAATTATGATGATGcttgtttgcttccttttttgaAATTCTCAAAAGTGATATAAAGAACGAATTTTTCATGGGATAAATCAGGGTTCTTATACAATTTCAAATAATTACTGAGAAGTATAATAGCCTTTTACTAAGATTTTCAACAAATCTGTAGTTTTTGtcagattttactttaaaaagttatttttgattACAGCTGGTATCAGAGGAATGAATTTCCAAATGAATATAAGCACCGTAACTCCTTTCGTACAGAACATAGGTGAGTAAACGGAAATAGCTATTGAGTGCAGGCTTTGTGATTATTCACTGCGTACCAGCCCCTTCATGACATGGCACTTGAAACAAgttgtaaaatatgtttttctgtaGCATAGGTTTTATTCTAAATGTAGTAGCCACTTTTACTTTTTCTGGCTTGTTCTCAACAAGAATCTTTTATAAGTCTTAGAGTTGAATTTTGAGGTAACTGTATTTTACTGAATGGTTCTTCCATCTTGTCCTAGTGATCTTGAAGTGATTTTCTGGTGCAGGTTGAGCTGGTTATTTATGGAACACCATAACTTGAGTTTTGAACCTTATGCTGCAAGAGTTTTGGTTTTTAGGGCTTGAGGCAACATGTTACACATCTGTTATGTCTTGGTTAGCCTTTCTGTAGGTTGTTTTTTATCACTGTTGACCAGTCATTTCTGTTTCATCTCCTAAAAATACTTATTTGGCACTGGTAAGAATAATACAAACTGAGAATATTTAGATAGCAGCATTGGGTGCTGCTGATCCCTTTCTAACATTTGTCTTGTCATGTGTGTATATTTGACTCGAAGTATCTAGTGCTCTTTAGAATGTGGACTTCTCAAGCAGAGCTTGTCTGATAGATCTGTTGTCCTAGTTCGTCTGCAACAAGATCAAAACtaacttttgtttcttaaaatacttGTTCTTTGACATCataatcttaaataaataaaacagcagaataaATATGCAGGGCATTTTTTGAGGCAGGGAAAGCAGAATAGACATGAGGGAGGGGACCTTTTGCTAATGTCTGCCTGCTTGGGATGGTTTCTGTATCAGTCACTTGTGGAAAACATAATACTGGGTGTACTGTACCAGTGGTATATTATCTGTTGACAAGTTTTGTCTTTAGGAGACTTCGTTTAAGGAATAAAAGAACAATATTAATGTTGAGTGCCTCCCAGCACTGGTTTTGAAagttacagaaaagaaacagaacaatggaTTAAAAATTTGTGGCTATCTTCAGGAAGGTAGAGACTAAGGCTTTCCTGGCATTTGGAGGTGGGGTTGGGAAAGTTGTCCATGTAATGAAATGAGTATCGAAAGATCTTTGCAAATGTTTCAGTGAGATCtgtctgtatattaaaaaaaaaaaacccacaggtttTTTCCTCCTATGACTATCAGGAAGTTGGTCTTATCTTTTGTTTAACCCTTCTATTAGAAGAGATTTCTAGtgaataatattttctctttatatttttttacagGGGGCCCAGAAGTGGCAGCTTCTCTCATCTTAGGGACATTTTTCATCAGTTTATTCCTGATTCTGtctgttgcttctttcttctaCCTCAAACGTGCCAATAAACTTCCTAATGTTTTCTACAGAAGAAACAAAGGTAAAATACCTCTAATTGTCTATTTAATCTTTAAAGTTTTGGCCTTTGCTCAGTTTctcaatttaaaatcttttaaatttctttgtgtCAGTGTTCTAACTTAATGTAGCTACTGCTATCTCTTTTGATCATCCAAAGCAATGCAAACTAATGAAAAACTTTCTCCTGCTATGTGTTTACGATATTGTGTTTTCATGGCAGTGCAGAGGATGTCTGTTCTGAGTCTGTGTGCTTAGGTGCATATTACACAGCATCTCTCACTAACCCAGTTATTGGGTTTTTTGTAGCTTTCAAAGATTTGCCAGAGTACAATACTTGACGTTAGTTGTCACTGAATATTAGATATTtgatttcaaaaaggaaaaaaaaggaaaagaaatcagttAGTGCTTTTTGCACAGGGGGCATTTTTATGGAACTTAGTAATGCTTGTTTATTTCAGTACACAAAATGCCAGACATCTATAAAGCCTTACAAAAAGCAGTTATTTATTCTTGCTTTAGAGAGAAGGGAACTGTAATACTAAAGGGCAGTGTACTTACAATGGGTGTgtcagcagcaggagaaagggaatgGAATTTGAGGTTCCTCATTGTTGCACTACTTATTCAACTGTGTTTGCCCTCTAAATGCAGGATTTACTGGGGCTTGGAAGAGCTAACTGcccgacttttttttttttttaaagcaaacatcccttagcttttcttttgataattaaatttattctttgtttctgcCATTCCTGTTACTGAGAAATGAAGCCGTGTAACTAAAATGCAGTGACCTGACTTCATGCCAAATTGATTCCAGAAAAGCTAGGGAAAGAACATCTGGGATGTGCTTTGCCATAGGGCACCAAGACTTGATGTAGACATCTGGCTCTTTCAGATGCTTCAGTTTCTGTGAAGTTGTTCTGTGTCCACATTTTACTGGTCTTCAGTTTCTGCAAGGTGGTGAGCAAAATATGTGGAAGGTGATGTCTCCATATTGCCCAGTGTTTTGCATGAAACTGAGGCTGATCTATGACTCCGTCTTGCCCCTTCTATGCAGCCACTTTGATTCCCATCACAACCTCTAGCACAACATTTGCTGTGTTAGAGCTCCTTCTGTTGAAAGCTGTTTACTGGTTAGGGCTGCTACACAAATAGACCTCCTGTTATTTTCATTCATATCTTACAGGACCAAGCTCAAGCTAGACTGTCACAATAGAAATAAGCTTAGAAAGATAAAAAGAAGGGGGTGGGTGGAGCAATACAATTCCATTGTTTTGCTAAGAATGCTGTATCTAGGCATA
Protein-coding sequences here:
- the C19H1orf159 gene encoding uncharacterized protein C1orf159 homolog isoform X2, producing MEVPYVLLLTRLIAEVASKSTESSVSETECCVDMLDSNSSCPVTNQCSPGCYRRWNEDGSSSCIKCKNETLSVSSVYNLTECRNTGIRGMNFQMNISTVTPFVQNIGGPEVAASLILGTFFISLFLILSVASFFYLKRANKLPNVFYRRNKASVLQPSETASMIPPPASSVRKPRYVRRERSLVTSASAAMISSSETRVSNV